The Anas platyrhynchos isolate ZD024472 breed Pekin duck chromosome 3, IASCAAS_PekinDuck_T2T, whole genome shotgun sequence genome includes a window with the following:
- the MRPL19 gene encoding large ribosomal subunit protein bL19m encodes MAAVAMAAACGRLLLRGARPSRCFSSSGCRSSTDGETAKFQPPPKPVIIDKQRQREERRYLSPEFIPPRGRTDPLKFYIERKDMIQRRKVFNIPEFYVGSILAVTTADPYADGKTNRFVGICIQRGGKGLGATFVLRNVIEDQGVEICYELYSPRIQEIKVLKLEKRLDDNLMYLRDALPEYSTFDVNMKPESRLDHEEIPVNKLQVRMKPKPWSKRWERPKYNIKGIKFELPEKKMKAAEKWSQPWLEFDMLREYDTSKIEEKIWKEINEELKK; translated from the exons ATGGCGGCCGTTGCCATGGCGGCGGCCTGcgggaggctgctgctgaggggcGCCCGGCCTAGCA GGTGTTTCTCTTCCTCGGGGTGCCGAAGTAGCACGGATGGAGAGACAGCGAAATTCCAGCCGCCCCCGAAGCCCGTCATCATCGACAAGCAGAggcagagggaggagaggag GTACTTGAGCCCTGAATTTATACCTCCCAGAGGGAGAACAGATCCTCTCAAATTCTATATCGAAAGAAAGGATATGATACAGAGGCGAAAAGTTTTCAACATCCCAGAGTTCTATGTTG gCAGCATACTCGCCGTTACTACTGCGGATCCATATGCTGATGGCAAAACCAACCGCTTTGTGGGCATCTGCATTcaaagaggagggaaagggcTTGGTGCTACCTTTGTGCTTCGGAATGTTATAGAAGACCAAG GTGTGGAAATATGTTACGAACTGTACAGTCCTCGAATCCAAGAAATCAAAGTTCTGAAGCTAGAAAAGAGGCTGGATGACAACCTGATGTACCTGCGAGATGCCCTCCCTGAATATAGTACCTTTGATGTGAATATGAAACCTGAATCTCGTTTAGACCATGAAGAAATTCCTGTAAACAAG CTGCAGGTAAGAATGAAACCTAAACCATGGTCAAAACGGTGGGAAAGGCCAAAATACAATATAAAAGGAATAAAGTTTGAGCTgcctgagaaaaaaatgaaagcagcagagaagtgGAGCCAGCCGTGGCTAGAATTTGATATGCTGCGAGAATATGACACttcaaaaatagaagaaaaaatttggaaagaaataaatgaagagcttaaaaaataa